DNA sequence from the Spirochaetaceae bacterium genome:
TGGTGATGTCCGGGGTGACCATGGCGCTCGGCTACCAGCTCGACCTGCTCTACCTGGCGCGCCGATTCTGGCGGCGGCTGCTCGACAACTGCCGGCTGACCACCATTGAGCAGGAGGTGCTGGACGTGCGGCGCGGCGACGACATTCCGGGCTGGATGGCGCCGGAGATATACTTCGACAGCCTGCGCCGGGGCGTGCTCGGCGAGCTGCCGGCGGTGTTTCGTCACAACGAGTCGGACGTGCTGGCGCTGGTGCGCCTGCTGGCGGTGGTCAACGGGGTGCTGGCGGGGGGCGCCGATCAGGAGCCGCTGGTGGGCGTGGATCGCGGGGCGGTGGGTTCGTTCCTGCTGCAGCAGGGCGACCGGCGCGGCGCACACATGCTGCGCCAGGCGTACCGCGGCGGCGACGAAGACGCCGGGAATCTGCTCGGACTGCACTTCAAGCGGGCCTCCGACTGGCATTCCGCCGTCTCGCTGTGGCAGGACATGGTGCGCGTGCACGACAGCCTGCGCGCGGCGGTGGAGCTGAGCAAGTACTACGAGCATCGGGCGCGCGACTTGCCGGCGGCGCTGGCCTCGATCGCGCCGTTCCTGGCGCCGCATAGCGCCGGTGCGCAAAGCGCCGGTGCGCCCGGAGGCGGTACTCCCGCTCGTGACGCGCTTGGTGAGCTGTCCGGGCTGGTGCACCGCGAGGCGCGCATTCGCGCCAAGCTGCGCCGCGCGGCCGCGACCTGATCAACAGGCGCGGTCCCTCCGTGACGCCAAGGGTCATGAAGGCGGCCCACAGGTCCGTGCGCTCGACATGACGTACGGACTACGCGGTGTGACTACCCGGACGCCCCGCACCACCCCGCAGCCGCGGGTCGAGCAGGTCTCGCACGGCGTCGCCGAACATGTTGAGGCTGAAGACGGTGACCGTCAGGCACAGACCGGGCCAGAACGCCAGCCGCGGCGCTATCTCCATGTACTGGCGTCCCTCCCGGCTGAGCAGACCTCCCCAATCAGGAATCCCGGGAGGCAGACCGTACCCGAGGAAGCCCAGAGAAGCCAGGGCCAGGACTACGCCGCCAATGCTCACGCTGAACGTTATGATCACGACAGGCAGGACATTCGGCACCACGTGGCGCATGAACGTTCTCAATCTCGACGCGCCAACCGCTTCGGCCGCCTGAAAATACGCGTTCTCCTTGATGCCGATCACGGCGCCCCTGATCACGCGACTGCCGCCGATGCCTCCGGCTATCCCGAGGACCAGTATGATCTGTGGCACACCCCGTCCCACGATGGACATCATCGTCAACAACAGGAGCAGTCCCGGGAACGCCATCCAGGCATCGACGAATCTCTGCAACAGAATATCGAATCGACCACCAAGGAACCCGGCCGTGCCGCCGATCACGGTGCTGATCACGACGCTGAGAGTGGTCACTGCCAGACCGACGAGCAGCGACACGCGCGCCCCGAAGATGAGGCGGCTCAACAGGTCTCGCCCGGCCTGGTCGGTGCCCAGGAGATACTGCGCCGATGGGCCCTGAAGCCGGTCGATCAGGTGTATTTCATCATACGGATAGGGAGCCAGGACGTCGGCAAAGATGGCAACGAAAAGCAATGTCAATACGATCAACGCGCTGATCGCTCCCAACGGCTTCCGCCTGGCCAGCCTGACCAGGGAATCCACCCTCCGAACAGGCCGTCGAGCGTTACTCATTGCCACGGTCTACTCGCTCTATTGATACCGGACTCTGGGGTCCAGGTAGGGATAGATCAGGTCGACTATCAGGTTGCTCCCCAACACCGCCACGCCGAACACCAGGTTCAGTCCCGAGACCACCGGGTAGTCTCTGCTATTGAGCGCATTCAGGAACAGACGCCCCAACCCCGGCAGGTTGAATATGTTCTCGATGATGACCGAGCCACCCACCAGGAGCGGAAGCTGCAGGCCGATCAGGGTAACCACCGGTATGAGCGCATTCTTGAGGGCGTGCCCCACGATGACTGCCCGCTCTCTGAGACCCTTGGCCCACGTCGATGGTTACCGGCAATCGGGCCATTATCCTCTCTTCGATCGGAATGACGCCAACCATGGAGGAGCCAAGGGTGCCGCGCAGAAGGATATCTCCGAGCCAGCGTCCATACTGCACGTAGACAGGCAGGTCCAATCCCAGCATGCGTTCCAGGGCTTCCCGGTCGAAGGTGTCGTCATACTGGTATTGCATCTGCCCGAGCATGAGATCGATGATGTCGCCGGGGATGAACCGAACCGCGAGAAAGACCAGCACGGTCAATATGAACAGCGTGGGGATCATCAGCAACAGACGCCTGATGATGTACGCTCTCATGTCACACGCCCCGTCATTTAATGAGATAAGGTCATTCAATGAGAAAGGGAGCCGGGAAACGCGCCCCGCAGCGAGCAGCCTCCCGGCCCCCTTCCTGCCGCAACTCACCCCGGAGCGAGCTCACCCCGGAACAAGCCTGGCAGAGCCTAAAATCCCATCTCTTCCTTCAGCTCAGTATCGATCCAGATGCGGGAGAAGAAGGTATCCTGTTGACCGACTCCCAACCAGATTTCACCGTTGTAGCCCTTGACCCACGGCTGGCTCACGTTGAACTGTGGGACTTCGCCGCCCCAGATGCTCCAGTGCCGCTCCAGCGCGTACAGGTATCCCTCTCGCGTCAGCCGCTGCGATTCCTCTTCAGTGGCGGCGGCCTGTTGGGCTTCGTACATGGCGTCATAAACCGGGTCGGACACGTTCGAATGGGCCCAGGACGTGGTCGTGTAGTATGCGCCCAGCCCGGCTACCGAAGGACTCGGAAGCCCGCCTAATTCCGCGGAGATCATCTCGAACGTTCCTTCAGTTCTGACGGCGACAAACTCCGGAATCGGTGTTACCCGAACCTCGACATCGACGCCGACCTCACCCCACTGGGCGGCGACCAACTCCGCAAACGTCGTGTCGTACCGCTCGTTGTGGGTCAACACGGTCTGGAAGCGAGTGCCGTCGGCGCCGCGTGGATACCCGGCCGCATCGAGCAACGCTTCCGCCCCTGCCGGGTCGTGGGTGTAGACCTTCCTGACCGCTTCAGGCCACTCTTCGAAGGGGGTCGTCCACCCTTTCAGCTCTTCGCCGTAGACGCCCTGAGGCCTGGTAGATCCCCAACCCTGGTAATAGGTCGCGTAGATCGTGTCGAGATCGAGTGCCATCTGCATTGCCTGGCGCACCCGGATGTCGTCAAACGGCTAGCGACGCTGCGCTCCCTGGCTACTCTCGGGCCCGCAACGCGGACCGCCAGTGAGAGTCAATTCGCCAACAGCGCGCGGCGTGTGACTCACCGGGTTCGCCCGGGCTCACGCCGCGCGCGGGTGCGGTTCTTTGAGTATCACTCTGCACTGCCGGTGCGCCGGAAATAACCGGCAGGGCGACATCTGCCTCGCGCCGCCACGTGGGGCGGTGGTTGGCGAAGCAGCGAGTCTGAGGGGGATAGGACGCACCGGCTGCCGCACTGCCTACCGGCTTCTGCGCTCCCTGTTGTCAGGACGATTCATCCGCATCCGTTTGATCCCCGAAACGGGTTCATCCTCCCACGCTCGCCGGACCATGTCAAGCGCGCGGACTCCGACACGCTCCGACACGCTGCTAGTGGGCGCGGTAATAGCAGATGCGGTATTGGTCGCGGATGACGAAGCCGAGGTTCTCGTACAGGCGGATGGCGGCCCGGTTGTCCGGCTTCACGAACAGTGTGGCCGATTTTCCGGCGGCGAACAGGGTGTGCAGCAGGACCGTCATGACCGCGGCGCCGTAACCGCGTCTGCGCCGTGTCTGGTCGGTGAACACGCCGCCGATCTGGTCGACCGCGAAGCCGCGCGCGTTGGTGCCCGCCTTGGTGACCGGGTGTCCATGCACGGCGCCGAAGTAGACCAGCTCGCGTTGCAGACCGCCGCGCAGCAGCCGCAGGCACTCGTCGGCGTTGAACCGGGAGCCGTCGAGCAGCACCTCTTCCAGTTCGTAGGCGCGCTGCAGGTCGAACAGCCGCTTGGCGTCGCGCGGCCGGGCGCGCTGCAGGCGCAGTTCCGGCGGCGTGGCGGCGGCGCGGCAGGAGGTGGCGTCCACGGTCATCAGCAGGTAGTCGACCACCGCGTAGCCGCGCCCGAGCAGTTCCTGGACGCGGGCTACCTCGGTACGCAGGCCCATGGCGGAGTGCAGCCGGCCGCATGCGCGCCGGACCAGCGGACGCAGCACGCGCGGCAGCGGCAGGTCGCCGCGCAGCGCCGGCAGCACCAGGCCGGAGCGCGTCACCAGCAGCGCCGGGGAAGGCCCGGAGCCGGCGGGAGGGCGCCCGCCGACCAGCACGCTCCAGGTCGGCCACGGCCAGCGGGCGCGCGGCGTGGACTCGGCGAGGCGGGCGCTGAACGGTACGTACGCCCACTCCCGTTCGCGCAGCGCGCTCGCCACCGGTGCCAGGTCCGCGGCCGCCGCGAAGCGCCAGCGGCTCACGGTGCTCCGTCCGCCGCGGCCGCCTCGGCGCCGGCGAAGTCGAGCGGCCACCGGCCGGAGGCGGGGAAGTCGCCGGCCAGGACCGCGAAGCCGGCATCGAACGAGGCAGCGCTGTTGCCGTATACCGCGACCGCTGTGTGCACCCACGGAACCTCGCGCAGGTACACCGGGGTGAGCGCCGACAACACGACGATGCGCTCGGCAAGCGGCTCCATGGCGGTGAGGATCTCGAGGCTGTTGAAGTTGGCCAGCTCGAAGATGATGGTGTCGTAGCCGCGGGCGGTGGCGGGAATCGCGCTCAGGTGCGGCTGACGGGCGAAGTAGAACGGGCTCCACGGGAACTTCGCCACATCCGCGTCGGGGTAGCGCCGGCGCCCGGCGTCCAGGAACGCGCGGTGCTGGCCGGCGAGCAGGATGCGCCCGCGCGTCACGGGCAGCGGCAGCCCGGCGTCCCGCACCACGGTGACCGCGCGCGCCGCCGACGAGAAGAAGAACTCCGCGGCACCGGGCGCCGGCACCAGGTGGGCCAGCGAGCGGGTGACCGACGCGGCCGAGGAGAGCGGCAGCGGCGGAGTCGCGGTCACCGCGGCGCGCTTCGCCTCCAGCACGCGCACCGCGGCCGCCGCCACCCGGCTGCGGAACTGTTCGTCCTCCTTCATGCGCCGCCGGGCCACTTCCCAAGCCTGTTCCTGCCACGCCGGCGTGTGCGACACCAGCGCCAGGTCATTGCCGGCCTCGATGGCGGCCACCACCGCCTCCGCCGGCGACCCGGCGTACTGCACCACCCCGGTCATTTCCAGGTCGTCGGTGACCACGATCCCCTCGAAACCCAGCCGGTCGCGCAGCAACTCGTCCATGAACACCGGCGACAGCGAGGCGGGCAGATCTTCGTCCGCGATCGCCGGGAACGCCAAGTGGCCACTCATGATCGCGGGCAGTCCCTCGCGGATCAGGAACCGGTACGGCACCAGCTCGCGGTCCCACAGCCGCTCGCGGTCGGCGGCGATGCGCGGCAGCACCAGGTGCGAGTCGCGGTCGGCGGCGCCGTGGCCGGGGTAGTGCTTGGCGGTGGCGATGATGCCGGCGCTCTGCAGGCCGCGGAAGTACGCCACCGCCAGCAGGCCGGTCTGCACCGGGTCGGAGCTGAACGCGCGCGGCCCGATCACCGACGCGTCGGGGCTGGAGTAGACGTCCACCGTGGGGGCGAAGTTCATGTTGATGCCGAGGGCTGCCAGTTCCAGGCCGAGGTAGCGGCCGGTGCGGTAGGCATCCTCGGGCATGCCGGCCGCGCCGATGGCGAGGTTCCCCGGTGTCTTCGAGACCTCGTGCTTGACGTGATCGATCCAGCCGCCCTCCAGGTCGGTCGCGATCAGCAGCGGGATGCGGCGCGGCTGCCGCTGCGCCGCCGCCTGCAGCTCGTCCACGTGCGCGGCAAGCTGTTCCAGGCTGGCGACGTTGCGCGGAAAGATCTTGACGCCGCCGAGGCCCTGCCCCTCGATCCAGCCGAGCAGAAACGGCGTGAGGACCGCATCGGGATAGCCGAGCATGAACGCCTGTCCCAGCAACTCGTCGTCGCTCAGCGAAGCCGCAAACGCCCGCATCGCCTCCGCGCTGCCGAGCGCCTCCCAGAACGTCACCGGCGCGGTCGATGTGGTCGTGGCGGCGTTCTCACCCGTGGCTCCGCCCGCCGTTGCCGCATCGTCCCGCCGTGCCGCGCCGCCGTTCCCCTCCGCTGCGATGGTGACTGCACCCGCCATGGCGAGGCCGGCCATGAAAAAACGGAGGGCCACCAACCGCGGCGAGCGCCAGCTCATCTCCAATCCCTGCTCACCGGCCGCAGGTCCACTGCGATCGGCCGTAGCGGGTTGTCTCCAACTCCCGCGCCAGCCGCACTTCGGCCCCCGACAGCGTCGAGGGCTCGGCACCGACGTACGTGCGGGCTGCCGCGGCCAACGTGTGCAGGGCCTCTTGGTAGCGCCAGCGGCGTCCGCTCTCGACGGCCACCGAGGTGGCGCCGGGGATGGCTCCTTCTTCGCGCGCGGGACCCCTTTCGCGGAGGTAGCGGGCGATGCGGGCGTAGGAGGTGGAGAGTGGGATCGAGCCGTGCTGCAGCGCGGCGTGGCGAGTGGTGATCTGGGCGCTGCCCACCAGCTTCTTGGCGTCAGCGGTGATTTCGTATTCACCGGTGGTGCGGTAACAGTCAGGATCCGCCGCCGGTGCCGCGTTGTCGCCGGGGTGCACCGCACCGCGCACGCCGAGCGCGCTCAGCAGGCGCAGCAGCAGCGTCGCCGACGCCCTGTACGCCGCTCGCTTGGTGAACGGCTGCAGGTGGCGACGCCCAAGCACCACCGCGTAGGTGACCTCGTCGTCATGCAGAACGGCCCGCCCGCCGGTCGGCCGGCGCACCACGTCGACGCCGTCGCGAATACGCATGGCGTTACCGGCCAAGTCGCCGGCCGCCTGAAACCGGCCCAGCGACACGCACGCCGGCGCGAACCCGTACAGCCGCAGCACCGGTGCGCCGTCCGGCGTCATGCAACGCAGTAGCGCCTCGTCCACGGCCATGTTGTGCGCACCGGGACGCTTCGGGTCGAGCAACAACCGAAACGCCCGGACCGGTGATAGCGGACTCATCCCGACAAATTATACACCGGACGGTCCCGTCGGCCCCGGTACGCGCCGCCGCTTACGACCCGGGCGGAGTTAAGCGAGTTCGATGCGGATCGCCAGTCCGGGGACCCGCTGGAGCCGGACGTAGCCGGTTACGAGAACGGTCGACAGCGCTTCGGTCAGGGCTACGTAGGCGGCGCCGTAGGCGCTCACGCTGTGGCGGAATTGCTACATGCGTCGAGGAAACAGGTATGGGAAGAGCGCTCGATGTCGAGTTCGCGCTAGTGGCTGGCCGCTGATTCGCAACGTGCGGCACTGGGCGCGCCGAGCAAGGCACACCGGCCGAGTACGTGCGCGACCTCTGGGCTTCCTGCGTTACCGGGCGGGAGGCCGCGTGGCGTAGAGCGGTAAGCTTGGTGGCATCACCAATCTGTTTGAGGAGGGTGCGCCGGCCGCACAGGCGCACGCCGTCGCCAACGAGCTTCAGGAAGCCCTCGCCGCGCGCCTCCGTGTAGCTGGCGCCGGTGAGCTGGCTCTGATAGTGGTATGAAGGCGAGTGCAGCCGTAAGACTGCCTCGATCGGATCAAGATTCTCAGCGGGGCTACTTCCATATTTCTCAAGGTACCAGAGCACGTGTTCGCCTCTCGTACCGAGCGGTGTGTGGGCCTGATGCCCCTGACCGAAGAAGGGGAAGGTCTTCTGGGGTCCCAGTCTGTCCGCGCCAAGGTAGAACATGCGCCACCGATAGAGCGAGCTCTCGGATGCACCAGAGAAGCCAAGCAAATTCGGTATGGGATCATCACCCGTGTCAGTACGCGCGACTTGAACATATATCGCATGCGGTGACTGAAATGAAGCCTCCAGCACGATCGTGTCTTGTTCTGCTTTATCGTACAGCACCTCGTCGAACGAGCCAACATCGACAAGATCGCCTTGCCAACGCAGCGCCGCCGGATTTCCATCGACGTCAAGTCCGGATTGGCGCAATAGCAACAACGCTTGCATGACGCTGCTTTTCCCGGCGCCATTCAATCCGGCGAGCACTGTAATCCCGCCAAGTTGTATCTCCTGGCTTCCGAAACACTTGAAGTTTTCCATCAAGACCCGACGAATCATGCCAACACATCCTGCACAAGTCTAGCGATACGGCCGAAGCGTATGTTTACACGTGTAGACCACTGAGTCCCAATACTGATGCTTTGTTCGAATTCGTCGTCATCCATCAGCGCGGCGAATCTGTCTTTGACATCCTCGCGGCGCTCGAACAGCCGATTCCGCTCTGTCGGATCACGAATGCGAGTGAGGTTCACAGCCCAACTCTCAAACAAAGGCTTATTGATTGGCGCCCGTCGTAAACTGTCGTGTCTTGGGCGACGAAACGCGTCGCTTCCGAACAGATCAAACGCAAGTTGCATTGCTGCGCGGAAATCCTCCCGCAGTGTGTTTAGTCTGGCTTCCGCCGCCGGATCGTTCAAGGCCTTCATTGCAGAGACAAGGAAACCGTCCAGGTCACCCTTGTACTCCTCGAGTCGACAATGAAAAGCAACGAGCCGGAGCACGCACTCTCGGTCAGCCATCCGCTTGGCGCTGACACCGTGATCGGTCGCCTTCAGAAAGTAAGGATCCTTCGCCAACCCGTTTATAAACTCACGGGCTCGCCCTGGATTGAGCGCATGACGAATCTCCTGCGGTAGCAGAGGCTTGCCTCCAGTATTGATGCGGTTGAACACATTGAACATCACTTCTGGCGGGGTCCCCGGCTGGATCACGTGACAGTACAGTTGCGTCTCATCGATACGACGCTGCATCGGGCGGGGCAAGCTGTTGTACGAACAACCTTGGAAGTCCTTCAGGTATTGGAGTCCTTGTAGGCTGAGAGTCTTGTCGATTAGGAAGTTTTTTAGAGTATCAAGTCGCTGTAAACCATCGACAACCTGCCAGTTGTCTTCATTGTCCGCTGCCATGCAGAATACCGGTATGGGAATACGGAGGAGCAGAGACTCGATCAGTCGACTCTGTCTGATTCGGTCCCAGATGCCTGAGTTACGCTGGAAATCGGGATTCAGGTCGATCTCGTTACGGTCGATTCTCTTCATGATGAGATCGACGGTAACGTTCTTCGTATCGATCTTGATCTCAGTCGGGTCAAACGGTTCACTGATCTCCGTGGTCGAGTCACTGGGTCCTTCGAAACTCTCTGAATCGGTTTCTTCCTCGGACGCTTCATCGTCCGGCTCCTTTGGCCACAGATCCTTCACATCAGAAATCATTGAGTCGAGCAGTGTATCAGCTCCATATAGCTCGCTTACGCGGCACTTGCTTTGTTCTACTGGGCCAGGTGCGTCGGGATAAACCAACTTCCACTCCGGGTTGATGCGATCCAGAATGAGTGCCAGGTCCCTTGCGTGGCGAGATCCGTGCCCGAATACGGCGGCAACGGAGTCATCGGCGTGTCTGCGCCAGCGGTCGAAAGGCTCTGTTGTGGAGGACCACTGCTGGATCCTTGGGATTCCGTCCATGACGGTCTGCAAACGGGCGAGTGCTTCTGATCTGGACGTATCGCTCATGTCGGTGCAGCGTCACGTTACAGCAGAGTGAGCATCATGCGCTACTCGGACCAGAGACGCGAGCGCGGGCACCTCCCAGGGCCCATTACCGGGCTGGAGGCGGCGTGGCGTAGATGGTGAGCTTGGTGGCATCGCCGATCTGTTCGAGGAGGGGGCGGCGGCCGGACAGGCGTTCGCTGTCGCGAAGGAGCTTCAGGAAGCCCTCACCGTAGGCGCCTGCGCAATCTGCTCCCGCAACGGCCCGGTGATGCGAGTGCTGTCAACGGTCTCGCCGTCCGGGATGTCATGCCGGTACGCGGCGACCACTTCGCCGTCCTCGGTATCCTACTCCAGCCGTCGCCACCGGTCATCCCGCGACCGGCGGCGACGGCAGGTTGCCTTTACTCCGCGGGGTGCTTTCAGTAGCTTGTGGGCATACCAAGCAATAGCCCGGTTTCCCTGTCGCCTGTGCGGGCCATCGACCGCGCGCGTTGGTCTTGGCTGCGTGCCGCCGCCGTAATCCCGCAACGGCCCAAAACGGCGGCGTGACCGGCGCGGAGGCGCATAAACGTGGTAACGGTTGAAGGCGTATCCAAGCGCTACGGCCAGCATCTCGCCGTCGACGACATCAGCTTTCGGGTGGACGACGGCGAGGTGGTCGGGTTCCTCGGCCCCAACGGCGCCGGCAAGTCGACCACCATGAACATCATCACCGGGTACCTGTCGGCCACCGCCGGCACGGTTACGGTGGACGGCTTCGACGTGCTCGAGGACCCCGACCAGGTGAAGCGGCGCGTCGGCTACCTGCCGGAGCTGCCGCCGCTGTACCTCGACATGACGGTGCGCGAGTACCTGCGCTTCGTGGCGCGGCTCAAGAAGGCAGAACGGAGCACGGTGGGGCAGCAGCAGGAGCGGATCCTGGAACTGGCCGGCATCGCCCACGTGCGCGACCGGCTGATCAAGAACCTGTCCAAGGGCTACCGCCAGCGCGTCGGCCTGGCGCAGGCGCTGGTCGGCAGTCCTCGCGTGCTGATTCTGGACGAGCCCACCATCGGCCTCGACCCGCACCAGATCATCGAGATCCGCAACCTGATCCGCGAGCTCGGCCACGAGCACACCATCATCCTGTCGTCACACATCCTGCCCGAGGTGAGCGCGGTCTGCGACCGGGTGATCATCATCAACCGCGGCAGGCTGGTGGCCTCCGATACCACCGAGAACCTGGGCAAGCGCCTGCACGACAGCAGC
Encoded proteins:
- a CDS encoding ATP-binding cassette domain-containing protein, yielding MVTVEGVSKRYGQHLAVDDISFRVDDGEVVGFLGPNGAGKSTTMNIITGYLSATAGTVTVDGFDVLEDPDQVKRRVGYLPELPPLYLDMTVREYLRFVARLKKAERSTVGQQQERILELAGIAHVRDRLIKNLSKGYRQRVGLAQALVGSPRVLILDEPTIGLDPHQIIEIRNLIRELGHEHTIILSSHILPEVSAVCDRVIIINRGRLVASDTTENLGKRLHDSSEFRLRVAGTEEAALAALAGVAGVNEVSSQGTVEQGTVDLHVETTAGADPRRAIFHALSKADLPIYLMTAMDYTLEEIFLQLTTEDATRGAAGADGGDAADGSPGTPAAEAAAASDADGTSDGESGPAAAGATHQAAASEQAGAGGGEA
- a CDS encoding GNAT family N-acetyltransferase, coding for MSRWRFAAAADLAPVASALREREWAYVPFSARLAESTPRARWPWPTWSVLVGGRPPAGSGPSPALLVTRSGLVLPALRGDLPLPRVLRPLVRRACGRLHSAMGLRTEVARVQELLGRGYAVVDYLLMTVDATSCRAAATPPELRLQRARPRDAKRLFDLQRAYELEEVLLDGSRFNADECLRLLRGGLQRELVYFGAVHGHPVTKAGTNARGFAVDQIGGVFTDQTRRRRGYGAAVMTVLLHTLFAAGKSATLFVKPDNRAAIRLYENLGFVIRDQYRICYYRAH
- a CDS encoding DUF262 domain-containing protein; amino-acid sequence: MSDTSRSEALARLQTVMDGIPRIQQWSSTTEPFDRWRRHADDSVAAVFGHGSRHARDLALILDRINPEWKLVYPDAPGPVEQSKCRVSELYGADTLLDSMISDVKDLWPKEPDDEASEEETDSESFEGPSDSTTEISEPFDPTEIKIDTKNVTVDLIMKRIDRNEIDLNPDFQRNSGIWDRIRQSRLIESLLLRIPIPVFCMAADNEDNWQVVDGLQRLDTLKNFLIDKTLSLQGLQYLKDFQGCSYNSLPRPMQRRIDETQLYCHVIQPGTPPEVMFNVFNRINTGGKPLLPQEIRHALNPGRAREFINGLAKDPYFLKATDHGVSAKRMADRECVLRLVAFHCRLEEYKGDLDGFLVSAMKALNDPAAEARLNTLREDFRAAMQLAFDLFGSDAFRRPRHDSLRRAPINKPLFESWAVNLTRIRDPTERNRLFERREDVKDRFAALMDDDEFEQSISIGTQWSTRVNIRFGRIARLVQDVLA
- a CDS encoding ABC transporter substrate-binding protein, which translates into the protein MRVRQAMQMALDLDTIYATYYQGWGSTRPQGVYGEELKGWTTPFEEWPEAVRKVYTHDPAGAEALLDAAGYPRGADGTRFQTVLTHNERYDTTFAELVAAQWGEVGVDVEVRVTPIPEFVAVRTEGTFEMISAELGGLPSPSVAGLGAYYTTTSWAHSNVSDPVYDAMYEAQQAAATEEESQRLTREGYLYALERHWSIWGGEVPQFNVSQPWVKGYNGEIWLGVGQQDTFFSRIWIDTELKEEMGF
- a CDS encoding ribonuclease H-like domain-containing protein; this translates as MSASVRERLGMMTGSELAEPQPPAGASRVPEQLLAAGWREIAPCVYGRDGEAPVPPRVAGGDAASRLLPDDCRIGDCLFWDTETTGLAGAGTVIFLVGCGWVEGPRVRFHQVFLADFPGEQRFLEHLRDLFSRFGAFVSYNGKAFDSTILRTRLVMSGVTMALGYQLDLLYLARRFWRRLLDNCRLTTIEQEVLDVRRGDDIPGWMAPEIYFDSLRRGVLGELPAVFRHNESDVLALVRLLAVVNGVLAGGADQEPLVGVDRGAVGSFLLQQGDRRGAHMLRQAYRGGDEDAGNLLGLHFKRASDWHSAVSLWQDMVRVHDSLRAAVELSKYYEHRARDLPAALASIAPFLAPHSAGAQSAGAPGGGTPARDALGELSGLVHREARIRAKLRRAAAT
- a CDS encoding AAA family ATPase; the encoded protein is MIRRVLMENFKCFGSQEIQLGGITVLAGLNGAGKSSVMQALLLLRQSGLDVDGNPAALRWQGDLVDVGSFDEVLYDKAEQDTIVLEASFQSPHAIYVQVARTDTGDDPIPNLLGFSGASESSLYRWRMFYLGADRLGPQKTFPFFGQGHQAHTPLGTRGEHVLWYLEKYGSSPAENLDPIEAVLRLHSPSYHYQSQLTGASYTEARGEGFLKLVGDGVRLCGRRTLLKQIGDATKLTALRHAASRPVTQEAQRSRTYSAGVPCSARPVPHVANQRPATSANSTSSALPIPVSSTHVAIPPQRERLRRRLRSPDRSAVDRSRNRLRPAPAGPRTGDPHRTRLTPPGS
- a CDS encoding ABC transporter permease; the protein is MGAISALIVLTLLFVAIFADVLAPYPYDEIHLIDRLQGPSAQYLLGTDQAGRDLLSRLIFGARVSLLVGLAVTTLSVVISTVIGGTAGFLGGRFDILLQRFVDAWMAFPGLLLLLTMMSIVGRGVPQIILVLGIAGGIGGSRVIRGAVIGIKENAYFQAAEAVGASRLRTFMRHVVPNVLPVVIITFSVSIGGVVLALASLGFLGYGLPPGIPDWGGLLSREGRQYMEIAPRLAFWPGLCLTVTVFSLNMFGDAVRDLLDPRLRGGAGRPGSHTA
- a CDS encoding biotin/lipoate A/B protein ligase family protein, giving the protein MSPLSPVRAFRLLLDPKRPGAHNMAVDEALLRCMTPDGAPVLRLYGFAPACVSLGRFQAAGDLAGNAMRIRDGVDVVRRPTGGRAVLHDDEVTYAVVLGRRHLQPFTKRAAYRASATLLLRLLSALGVRGAVHPGDNAAPAADPDCYRTTGEYEITADAKKLVGSAQITTRHAALQHGSIPLSTSYARIARYLRERGPAREEGAIPGATSVAVESGRRWRYQEALHTLAAAARTYVGAEPSTLSGAEVRLARELETTRYGRSQWTCGR
- a CDS encoding glycoside hydrolase family 3 protein, encoding MSWRSPRLVALRFFMAGLAMAGAVTIAAEGNGGAARRDDAATAGGATGENAATTTSTAPVTFWEALGSAEAMRAFAASLSDDELLGQAFMLGYPDAVLTPFLLGWIEGQGLGGVKIFPRNVASLEQLAAHVDELQAAAQRQPRRIPLLIATDLEGGWIDHVKHEVSKTPGNLAIGAAGMPEDAYRTGRYLGLELAALGINMNFAPTVDVYSSPDASVIGPRAFSSDPVQTGLLAVAYFRGLQSAGIIATAKHYPGHGAADRDSHLVLPRIAADRERLWDRELVPYRFLIREGLPAIMSGHLAFPAIADEDLPASLSPVFMDELLRDRLGFEGIVVTDDLEMTGVVQYAGSPAEAVVAAIEAGNDLALVSHTPAWQEQAWEVARRRMKEDEQFRSRVAAAAVRVLEAKRAAVTATPPLPLSSAASVTRSLAHLVPAPGAAEFFFSSAARAVTVVRDAGLPLPVTRGRILLAGQHRAFLDAGRRRYPDADVAKFPWSPFYFARQPHLSAIPATARGYDTIIFELANFNSLEILTAMEPLAERIVVLSALTPVYLREVPWVHTAVAVYGNSAASFDAGFAVLAGDFPASGRWPLDFAGAEAAAADGAP
- a CDS encoding ABC transporter permease is translated as MGHALKNALIPVVTLIGLQLPLLVGGSVIIENIFNLPGLGRLFLNALNSRDYPVVSGLNLVFGVAVLGSNLIVDLIYPYLDPRVRYQ